ACCGCGATCCTGTCCCCCGCCGCGACGGCGGTGACCTGGCCACGGCGCGCCGTCCACCGTTCGACCACCGATGACGGGCCGTAGACCCGCAGCTCGGGCCTCGCCTCCAGGGACTTCGCGATCAGTTCCTCGTCGAAGTGGTCGAAGTGCTCATGGGTGATCAGCACGGCATCGGCGGCGGCCACCGCCTGCGCGGCGTCGGGGGTGAAGGTGCCGGGGTCGATGACGATCCGTGCCCCTTGCCGGGCGAGGGAGACACAGGCGTGCGCGTGCTTGGTCAGTTCCATCAGAACGTCCTCTCCGAGCATATCTACAGGCTGGACTGTACAGCTGAAACTGTACACCTGGTAACCTCGGCCCATGCCCACGCAGCCCCGGCCCTCCCCCGACGGCCTCGCGGCCGCCCTGCGCATCACGGTCGGCAGCCTGGTCCGCGCCACGCGTTCCTCCGATCGCCTGGCCCCGATCCCGGCCACCGTCCTCGATCTGATCGACCGGCAGGGACCGATGACGACAGCCGAGCTGGCGGCCGGACGCGGAGTGCGGCACCAGACGATGGCGGTCACCGTCAAGGAGCTCACCGAGGCGGGCTACCTGGCAGCCGGCCCCGACCCGGCCGACGCGCGCAAGCGGATCCTCGCGCTGACGGCCGCCG
This genomic interval from Streptacidiphilus rugosus AM-16 contains the following:
- a CDS encoding MarR family winged helix-turn-helix transcriptional regulator; protein product: MPTQPRPSPDGLAAALRITVGSLVRATRSSDRLAPIPATVLDLIDRQGPMTTAELAAGRGVRHQTMAVTVKELTEAGYLAAGPDPADARKRILALTAAGTDALETDRRDRVSLLAGAIAAGLTEDEQLVLAEALPVLDRIAATLAEGGPSLDRGPVTGAW